The following proteins are co-located in the Solea senegalensis isolate Sse05_10M linkage group LG12, IFAPA_SoseM_1, whole genome shotgun sequence genome:
- the LOC122778318 gene encoding amyloid-beta A4 precursor protein-binding family B member 2-like: MIDPFLCFFSPPCAEFPMPKTELVQKFHVLYLGTTSVSRPIGMDVINGAIDSLMSTTGKEDWTPVILSIADTTVAVIKEKEEDEEALVECRVRFLSFMGIGRNVHTFAFIMDTGNQHFQCHAFWCDPNAGCVSEAVQAACVLRYQKCLVARPPSQRACSSTSPSADSVTRRVTTSVKRGVQSLIDTLKPKKQPSELP; this comes from the exons ATGATCGatccatttctgtgttttttttcccccccttgtGCAGAGTTTCCAATGCCAAAGACTGAGTTGGTGCAGAAGTTTCATGTTCTGTATCTGGGTACGACATCTGTGTCTCGACCTATAG GCATGGACGTTATAAACGGGGCCATCGACAGCCTCATGTCCACCACAGGCAAAGAGGACTGGACTCCTGTTATCCTCAGTATTGCTGACACTACTGTGGCTGTGATCAAAGAGAAG gaggaggacgaggaggcgcTGGTGGAGTGCCGCGTCCGTTTCTTGTCCTTCATGGGCATTGGACGAAACGTGCACACGTTTGCCTTCATCATGGACACTGGGAACCAGCACTTCCAGTGCCATGCGTTTTGGTGCGACCCCAACGCGGGCTGTGTGTCTGAGGCTGTGCAGGCAGCATGTGTG ctgCGGTATCAGAAGTGTCTGGTGGCGCGGCCGCCCTCCCAGCGCGCCTGCTCTTCCACTTCGCCCTCCGCCGACTCCGTGACCCGGCGGGTGACCACCAGCGTGAAGCGCGGCGTCCAGTCTCTCATAGACACTCTGAAACCCAAGAAACAGCCGTCAGAGCTCCCCTAG